The Benincasa hispida cultivar B227 chromosome 11, ASM972705v1, whole genome shotgun sequence genome has a segment encoding these proteins:
- the LOC120090725 gene encoding LOW QUALITY PROTEIN: uncharacterized protein LOC120090725 (The sequence of the model RefSeq protein was modified relative to this genomic sequence to represent the inferred CDS: inserted 1 base in 1 codon; deleted 1 base in 1 codon), with protein MCIRDRVVDQPRATGARGEGSGAARQKGVAGRPQQQQQQQQQLGRVYVATHQEAEEALDVVIDRVLQRLNEDLFISMPIGDTLIVHEYYRNCKLPSLPPDRENEFTIELVPGTTSISQAPYSMAPTELKELKVQLQEILRVKDTDVPKTAFRTRYGHYEFLVMPFGITNAPVVFMNLMNRIFHLYLDQFVIVFIDDIQVYSSTAEKHKEHLRMVLQMLREKKLYAKFSKCDFWLNQVVFLGHIVSADGVSIDSQKIEAIVDWEQPMNVTEVHSFLGLSGYYRRFVEGFSKIALPLTNSTRKDAKFEWSPECKHNFQELKHRLVSAPVLXLPTSDKEFEVYCDASQQGLGCVLMQEGKVVAYVSRQLKKHECNYPTHDLELTVVVLTLKLWRHYLFSERCHILIDYKSLKYIFDQKELNLRQRRWIELIKDYDCTIDYHPSKKAMGTKLYFSTAFHPQTDGHSERTIQTLEDMLRACVLQFKGSWDTHLSLIKFSYNNSYHSSIGMASYEALYERPCRTPICWNEVGEKKLQGSELVQQTSDSVKIIRDNLKTARDRQKSYVDKRRRELKFEVGDKVFLKLSPWKRILRLDLPLELSRIHDVFHVAMLRKYVPDSTHVL; from the exons atgtgtataagagacagggttgTAGACCAACCTAGAGCGACCGGAGCTAGAGGTGAGGGCTCCGGTGCAGCTAGACAGAAAGGGGTAGCTGGACGACCCCAacagcaacaacaacaacaacaacagctgGGTAGAGTATACGTTGCGACACACCAGGAAGCAGAAGAGGCTCTAGATGTTGTAATTG ATAGAGTGCTTCAGCGTTtgaatgaggatttgtttatctctatgCCTATAGGAGATACTCTAattgtacatgagtattacaggaattgtAAA TTACCAAGCTTACCACCTGACAGGGAAAAT GAGTTTACTATCGAGTTAGTTCCAGGTACAACATctatatcccaggcaccatatagTATGGCACCAACAGAACTgaaggagttaaaagttcaattacagGAAATT TTGAGGGTGAAAGAcacagatgttccaaagactgcattcagaactaggtatggacattatgagttcctagtaatgccgtttggaATAACGAATGCTCCTGTGGTATTTATgaacttgatgaataggatatttcatctttatctGGATCaatttgtgatagttttcatagatgatatacAAGTATATTCTAGTACTGCAGAAAagcacaaagaacatctgaggatggtgttGCAAATGCTAagggaaaagaagttatatgccaagtttagtaagtgtgatttttggttaaaccaagttgtattccttgggcatatagtttcagcggACGGAGTTAGCAtagattcccaaaagatagaagcaatagtcGACTGGGAACAACCCATGAATGTAACAGAAGTACACAGTTTTCTGGGTTTATCAGGTTATTAcaggagattcgtggagggcttttctaagatagctctgcCATTGACAAACTCTACCAGAAAAGATGCAAAGTTTGAGTGGTCACCAGAATGCAAGCACAATTTTCAAGAGTTGAAACACAGGTTAGTATCAGCACCAGTGT ACTTACCTACATCGGATAAAGAGTTtgaggtttattgtgatgcatcccaacaagggttaggatgtgtgctgatgcaggaAGGAAAGGTAGTAGCATATGTTTCTcgtcagttaaagaagcatgaatgtaactaccctacgcACGATTTAGAGTTAACAGTAGTTGTGTTAactctaaagttgtggagacattacctgtttaGTGAGCGTTGTCATATACTCATTGATTATAAAAGTctgaagtatatctttgatcagaaggagctaaacttgagacagagaagatggatcgagttgatcaaagattatgactgtacaaTTGATTACCACCCAAGTAAA AAAGCTATGGGTACCAAGTTATATTTCAGTAcagcttttcatccacagacggatggtcaTTCTGAGCGGACCATTCAGACACTAGAGGACATGCTAAGAGCATGTGTATTGCAGTTCAAAGGTAGTTGGGATACGCATCTGTCGTTgatcaaattttcatataacaacagttaccattcgagtatcggAATGGCATCTTATGAGGCACTATACGAAAGACCATGTAGAACTCcgatatgttggaatgaagtcggTGAAAAGAAATTACAAGGTTCAGAACTTGTGCAGCAGACATCAGACAgtgttaagattataagagataatcttaagacagCTCGAGACAGGCAAAAGAGTTATGTCGATAAGCGGAGAAGAGAATTGAaatttgaagttggtgataaagtatttcttaaATTATCTCCGTGGAAAAGAATACTCAG GTTGGACTTACCTCTAGAGTTATCTCGTATCCATGATGTGTTccatgtggcaatgcttagaaagtatgtgccagattCTACCCATGTGTTGTGA